From one Prosthecobacter vanneervenii genomic stretch:
- a CDS encoding 3-keto-disaccharide hydrolase, whose amino-acid sequence MKHLFFFLLLTSIASAVEPGFESLFDGKTLNGWKNDGNWAVENGEIARVKRGGPLTYEKATVPDDFELRFDWKVSKGCNSGVYYRPGQYEYQLLDNANSSYGENPRSCAAALYFCMAPTKDVVKPFEQWNEARIICKGSVIQHWLNGEKVVDFDYADPRWSEAVKLVSYRGTDLTKRGGHLWLQDHGAPVWFRNLRWRAIPADEPLVSENLTPMPVPEAALRKEQARIQELLNAKAKQAWKHEELKRFKAEEAHQGVAVDDTHFYAITNSAIGKYRKDNGERVGGWQEEKGGHLKHLNAGVVLDGRLYSAHSNYPEMPMKSSVEVWDPKTMQHLESIDLTTAHGSLTWVDRRDGVWYACFAQYAKTGDPAKTKVVTFDAQWKKLGELRFPRPLVLKFGKNSSSGGSFGPQGHLFITGHDAQELYVLDLPAQGDVLGWQTAIPISAHGQAFAWDRSQEGVLYSIDRKTHEVIVSQVR is encoded by the coding sequence ATGAAGCACCTCTTCTTTTTTCTACTGCTCACCAGCATCGCTTCTGCAGTGGAGCCCGGCTTTGAATCCCTCTTTGACGGGAAGACGCTCAACGGCTGGAAAAATGACGGCAACTGGGCGGTGGAGAACGGCGAGATCGCGCGTGTGAAGCGCGGCGGCCCGCTCACGTATGAGAAAGCCACGGTGCCGGATGATTTTGAGCTGCGCTTTGACTGGAAAGTCTCCAAAGGCTGCAACAGCGGCGTGTATTACCGGCCAGGTCAGTATGAGTATCAGCTGCTGGACAATGCCAACAGCTCCTATGGCGAGAATCCGCGTTCATGTGCGGCGGCGCTGTACTTCTGCATGGCTCCGACCAAGGATGTGGTGAAGCCTTTCGAGCAGTGGAACGAGGCTCGCATCATCTGCAAGGGCAGCGTCATTCAGCACTGGCTGAACGGCGAGAAGGTGGTGGATTTTGACTATGCCGATCCGCGTTGGAGCGAGGCGGTCAAGCTGGTGAGCTATCGCGGCACCGACCTGACCAAGCGAGGCGGTCATCTCTGGCTGCAGGACCACGGCGCGCCGGTTTGGTTTCGCAACCTGCGCTGGCGTGCCATTCCTGCCGATGAGCCGCTCGTCAGTGAGAATCTGACTCCCATGCCCGTGCCTGAAGCTGCGCTGAGAAAAGAGCAGGCGCGCATTCAGGAGCTGCTGAATGCGAAGGCAAAGCAGGCATGGAAGCATGAGGAGCTGAAACGTTTCAAGGCCGAGGAGGCGCATCAGGGCGTGGCGGTGGATGACACGCATTTTTATGCGATCACGAATTCAGCCATTGGCAAATACCGCAAAGACAACGGCGAGCGTGTCGGCGGATGGCAGGAGGAGAAAGGCGGACACCTCAAGCATCTGAACGCAGGCGTCGTGCTGGATGGCAGGCTCTACTCCGCGCATTCAAACTATCCTGAGATGCCCATGAAAAGCTCCGTGGAAGTCTGGGATCCCAAGACGATGCAGCATCTGGAGTCGATCGATCTCACGACCGCACACGGTTCTCTGACCTGGGTGGATCGTCGGGATGGCGTGTGGTATGCCTGCTTTGCGCAATATGCGAAAACCGGTGATCCCGCAAAAACGAAAGTCGTTACCTTTGACGCTCAGTGGAAGAAGCTCGGCGAGCTGAGGTTCCCACGCCCGTTGGTGCTGAAGTTTGGCAAAAACAGCAGCTCAGGCGGAAGCTTTGGCCCGCAGGGCCATCTCTTCATCACAGGCCATGACGCTCAGGAGCTCTACGTGCTGGATCTGCCAGCCCAGGGCGATGTGCTGGGCTGGCAGACCGCCATCCCGATCAGCGCCCACGGGCAGGCCTTTGCCTGGGATCGCAGCCAGGAGGGCGTGCTGTATTCCATCGACCGCAAGACTCACGAGGTGATCGTGTCGCAAGTACGCTAA
- a CDS encoding winged helix-turn-helix transcriptional regulator: MHKGPPSKAPPSSRRSPCPVSCALDLLGDRWTLLVIRDLILGRNRFKDFISSPEGIPTNILSERLERLLTADIIRQVPASDGGKRMAYELTDKGLALRPVLKSLRDWALAWEEGTQALLQPA; encoded by the coding sequence ATGCATAAAGGCCCGCCCAGCAAAGCTCCGCCTTCTTCCCGCCGCTCTCCCTGCCCGGTGTCCTGCGCACTGGACCTGTTGGGCGACCGCTGGACGCTGCTGGTCATCCGCGATCTCATTCTGGGCCGTAACCGCTTCAAAGACTTCATCAGCTCTCCCGAGGGCATCCCCACCAACATCCTCAGCGAGCGCCTGGAGCGACTGCTGACCGCAGACATCATCCGCCAGGTGCCGGCCTCGGATGGGGGCAAGCGCATGGCCTATGAACTCACTGACAAAGGCCTGGCACTCCGCCCTGTGCTGAAGTCTCTGCGAGACTGGGCACTGGCCTGGGAAGAAGGAACGCAGGCCCTGCTACAGCCGGCGTGA
- a CDS encoding DinB family protein, which translates to MTSSVQPELAPPGAGLPLPELWIARLLFAMRRLRGSRETFLTKFEQERAAIRALVASCTEGMRGRQVLIERPRGLEDSSRNWSVWMTLDHLRITNTALIRVITALTQGQVPPGKASTAAVKPSITVTAAVEAEFERSCDGVLAVIAGASDLKTAVCFAHPWFGPLDAFGWAAMAGTHMGVHRVQMQNIVAELNR; encoded by the coding sequence ATGACCTCATCTGTACAACCTGAACTGGCCCCACCCGGCGCGGGACTGCCTCTGCCCGAACTCTGGATCGCGAGGCTGCTGTTCGCCATGAGACGACTGCGAGGCAGCCGCGAAACCTTCCTAACCAAGTTTGAGCAGGAGCGGGCTGCGATCCGTGCGCTGGTGGCCTCGTGTACTGAGGGAATGCGTGGCAGGCAGGTGCTCATTGAGCGCCCTCGCGGGTTGGAGGATAGCAGCCGCAACTGGTCGGTGTGGATGACATTGGACCATCTGCGCATCACCAACACGGCTCTCATCCGTGTCATCACGGCGCTGACTCAAGGCCAGGTGCCGCCTGGCAAGGCGAGCACGGCGGCGGTCAAGCCCTCCATCACAGTGACAGCAGCCGTGGAGGCAGAGTTTGAACGCTCCTGCGATGGCGTCCTGGCCGTGATCGCCGGAGCATCCGATTTGAAAACGGCGGTGTGTTTTGCCCATCCGTGGTTCGGCCCGCTGGATGCCTTTGGCTGGGCGGCCATGGCGGGCACTCATATGGGTGTTCATCGGGTGCAGATGCAAAACATCGTGGCAGAGTTGAACCGATGA
- a CDS encoding fucose isomerase, giving the protein MPAQPKIVQLVASGDLRLSANQTCWPAQAAMEKALAAALKAEGWKIKRAHALDPVKKHGFIDSQRMGIEVFRCIDPDAPLIVAEAVWQYSHHVLAGLTTHRGPILTVANWSGQWPGLVGMLNLNGSLTKAGVKYSTLWSEDFTDAFFKTKLKQWLKTGRIAHDLSHARKLEKVKMPAKPTALGKKLAATLRAEKAIMGIFDEGCMGMFNAIIPDHALHACGVFKERLSQSALYHETLQVSDADALAIHTWLEKKGMTFHLGRDHTTQLTREQVRLQCKMYAAALRIADDFGCDSVGIQYQQGLKDLLPASDLVEGMLNNADRPPVKSRDGRRTLWAGQPLLHFNEVDECAGLDGMLTQRVHRALQQPVENTLHDVRWGEAFGGDYVWVFLISGAAPPAHFVGGWKGAEGFRQPAMYFPNGGSTLRGNSKPGEIIWSRIYVQNESLHMDIGRGCVVELPPEETERRWQLTTPQWPIMSAVTYGVSRDQFMAKHQANHVQVAYAHDAKAANDCLFAKAAMARALGIQVNVCGTLSR; this is encoded by the coding sequence ATGCCTGCCCAACCCAAAATCGTCCAGCTCGTGGCCAGCGGTGACCTGCGCCTTTCCGCCAATCAAACCTGCTGGCCCGCTCAGGCCGCCATGGAGAAAGCCCTGGCGGCTGCTCTGAAAGCCGAAGGCTGGAAGATCAAGCGTGCGCATGCGTTGGATCCCGTGAAGAAGCACGGCTTCATCGACTCTCAGCGCATGGGCATCGAGGTGTTTCGCTGCATTGATCCCGACGCCCCGCTGATCGTGGCGGAGGCCGTGTGGCAGTACTCGCATCATGTCCTGGCCGGGCTGACCACGCATCGCGGTCCGATTTTGACCGTCGCCAACTGGAGCGGCCAGTGGCCCGGTCTGGTGGGCATGCTGAACCTGAACGGCTCCCTGACCAAGGCAGGCGTGAAATACTCCACGCTCTGGAGCGAGGACTTCACCGATGCGTTTTTCAAAACGAAGCTGAAGCAGTGGCTGAAGACCGGTCGCATCGCGCACGACCTCAGCCATGCCCGCAAGCTGGAGAAAGTGAAGATGCCCGCAAAGCCAACAGCCCTCGGCAAAAAACTGGCCGCCACGCTCCGTGCCGAGAAGGCCATCATGGGCATCTTTGACGAGGGCTGCATGGGCATGTTCAACGCCATCATCCCTGACCACGCGTTGCATGCCTGCGGTGTGTTCAAGGAGCGGCTGAGCCAGTCGGCGCTCTATCATGAGACGCTTCAGGTGAGCGATGCCGATGCCCTGGCTATCCACACGTGGCTGGAAAAGAAAGGCATGACCTTCCATCTGGGCAGAGATCATACCACGCAGCTCACCCGCGAGCAGGTGCGTCTGCAGTGCAAGATGTACGCGGCGGCACTTCGCATCGCGGATGATTTTGGCTGTGACTCCGTCGGCATCCAGTATCAGCAGGGTCTGAAGGACCTGCTGCCAGCGAGCGATCTCGTCGAAGGCATGCTCAACAACGCAGACCGTCCGCCAGTCAAATCTCGCGATGGTAGGCGCACCCTCTGGGCCGGCCAGCCGCTGCTGCATTTCAATGAGGTGGACGAATGCGCCGGACTGGACGGCATGCTGACGCAGCGCGTGCACCGTGCGCTGCAGCAGCCCGTGGAAAACACCCTCCACGATGTGCGCTGGGGCGAGGCTTTTGGCGGCGACTATGTCTGGGTCTTTCTCATCAGCGGCGCGGCACCACCCGCGCATTTTGTGGGAGGGTGGAAAGGCGCCGAAGGCTTCCGCCAGCCCGCCATGTATTTCCCCAATGGCGGATCCACCCTGCGTGGAAATTCCAAACCGGGCGAGATCATCTGGTCACGCATCTACGTGCAGAATGAGTCGCTGCACATGGACATCGGCCGTGGCTGCGTAGTCGAGCTTCCGCCTGAGGAAACCGAGCGCCGCTGGCAGCTCACCACCCCGCAGTGGCCCATCATGAGCGCCGTAACCTATGGCGTGAGCCGCGACCAGTTCATGGCCAAGCACCAGGCCAATCACGTGCAGGTCGCCTATGCCCATGACGCCAAAGCCGCCAACGACTGCCTCTTTGCCAAGGCCGCCATGGCCCGCGCCCTGGGAATCCAGGTGAATGTGTGCGGAACCTTGTCACGTTGA
- a CDS encoding metallophosphoesterase, producing MSSISRRVFIQRSTLCLAGFGGGRLLAADAEARPLFRAGLMTDLHYADKEPTKTRFYREALAKLDEAVDFMNRERPALVVELGDFIDQADSVEREIEWLKTMESHFAKLTMPRHYVLGNHCVGTLTKQEFAANTKASGGHAAFEEKGVTFLILDACFREDGTPYGRKNFNWQDANLPKAELEWLDSALKKAGGPVVVFAHQRLDLDKAHAVRNAAEVRALLEKSGKVLAVFQGHSHKNDYQQIAGIHYTTLVAMVEGSGLENSGYSLLDVMADGSLRLNGYRRQANRTLNHA from the coding sequence ATGTCTTCGATTTCCCGCCGTGTCTTCATCCAGCGCAGCACCCTGTGCCTCGCCGGCTTCGGGGGTGGCAGACTTCTCGCTGCTGATGCCGAAGCCAGGCCGCTGTTCCGTGCGGGCCTGATGACAGATCTGCATTATGCGGACAAAGAGCCCACCAAAACCCGCTTTTACCGCGAGGCCCTGGCCAAGCTGGATGAAGCGGTGGATTTCATGAATCGCGAAAGACCTGCGCTGGTGGTGGAGCTGGGCGATTTCATTGATCAGGCGGACTCGGTGGAACGTGAAATCGAGTGGCTGAAAACGATGGAGTCACATTTCGCGAAGCTGACCATGCCCAGGCATTATGTGCTGGGAAATCACTGCGTCGGCACATTGACGAAGCAGGAGTTTGCCGCCAACACGAAAGCGTCCGGGGGGCATGCGGCTTTTGAAGAAAAGGGCGTGACCTTTCTGATCCTCGATGCCTGCTTTCGTGAAGACGGCACTCCGTATGGAAGAAAGAACTTCAACTGGCAGGATGCCAATCTCCCCAAGGCTGAGCTTGAGTGGCTGGACAGCGCGCTGAAAAAAGCTGGCGGCCCGGTGGTGGTCTTTGCCCATCAACGGCTCGACTTGGACAAGGCGCACGCCGTGCGCAATGCCGCCGAAGTGCGTGCACTGCTAGAGAAGTCCGGCAAGGTGCTCGCGGTCTTTCAAGGGCACTCGCACAAAAATGACTACCAGCAGATCGCTGGAATCCACTACACCACGCTCGTGGCCATGGTGGAGGGCAGCGGCTTGGAAAACAGCGGCTATTCCCTGCTCGATGTCATGGCTGACGGGTCGCTCCGTTTGAATGGATATCGCAGGCAGGCAAACCGCACCTTGAACCACGCATGA
- a CDS encoding MATE family efflux transporter: protein MSFWQSVRQSLRGEEHDYTALPLNRAVILLAVPMVLEMIMESLFAVADVYWVSRIGKEAVAVVGLTESVMTLIYAVAIGISIAATAIVSRRIGEKEPELASQAAGQIVLLGVLLAAALGMALGFFAPEILRLMGAEDDIVTLGSGFARMMLGGNATVFLIFLINAIFRGAGDAVIAMRTLWLANALNIVLGPCFIFGWGPFPELGVTGAAVATNIGRGIGVLYQLWHLAGHHSRVKVRWAHFKPEREVISSVLRKSGSGIVQLLISTTSWLGLFKILALFGSAALAGYTIAIRIVIFALMPAWGLANAGSTLVGQNLGAGKPERAEAAVWIAVKFDALVLSVIGLGFVLCANPLIRLFTLDPEVMAYGTQALWIVSLAFPLYACGMCFEAAFNGSGDTWTPAGLNFLCLWLGQIPIAWGLAKSFGCGPVGAFIAVPVAYSLLALSSWGLFKRGKWKTQKV, encoded by the coding sequence GTGTCATTTTGGCAGAGCGTGCGGCAGTCGCTGCGCGGAGAGGAGCACGACTACACCGCGCTGCCGCTGAATCGTGCCGTCATCCTGCTGGCGGTGCCCATGGTGCTGGAGATGATCATGGAGTCCCTCTTCGCCGTGGCGGATGTTTACTGGGTCTCACGGATCGGGAAGGAGGCTGTGGCCGTGGTAGGCCTCACCGAATCGGTGATGACACTCATCTATGCTGTGGCTATTGGCATTTCCATCGCGGCCACCGCTATTGTGTCGCGCCGCATCGGTGAAAAGGAGCCGGAGCTCGCCTCACAGGCGGCAGGGCAGATCGTTCTGCTGGGCGTGCTGCTGGCGGCCGCGCTGGGCATGGCGCTCGGCTTTTTCGCCCCGGAAATTCTGAGGCTGATGGGAGCGGAAGATGACATCGTGACACTCGGATCAGGCTTTGCCCGCATGATGCTGGGCGGCAATGCCACCGTATTTTTGATCTTCCTCATCAATGCCATCTTCCGTGGCGCGGGAGATGCCGTCATCGCCATGCGCACGCTGTGGCTGGCGAATGCGCTGAACATCGTCCTGGGTCCGTGCTTCATCTTTGGCTGGGGGCCTTTTCCAGAGTTGGGCGTCACTGGCGCGGCAGTGGCCACCAACATCGGCCGCGGCATCGGTGTGCTGTATCAGCTCTGGCATCTGGCGGGGCATCACAGCCGGGTGAAAGTGCGATGGGCACATTTCAAGCCGGAGCGGGAGGTGATCAGCTCAGTGCTGCGCAAGTCCGGCAGCGGCATTGTACAGCTTCTCATCAGCACCACGAGCTGGCTGGGTCTCTTTAAAATCCTCGCGCTTTTTGGCAGCGCCGCCCTGGCGGGTTACACGATCGCCATCCGCATCGTGATCTTTGCTCTCATGCCGGCCTGGGGTCTCGCAAACGCTGGCTCCACGCTGGTGGGTCAGAATCTCGGCGCTGGCAAGCCGGAGCGTGCCGAGGCGGCGGTCTGGATCGCCGTGAAGTTCGATGCCCTCGTCCTGAGCGTGATCGGTCTGGGTTTCGTTTTGTGCGCCAATCCGCTGATCCGGCTGTTCACCCTGGATCCTGAAGTGATGGCGTATGGCACCCAGGCTTTGTGGATCGTGAGCCTTGCCTTCCCGCTCTACGCCTGCGGCATGTGCTTTGAGGCTGCGTTCAATGGCTCCGGGGACACCTGGACCCCCGCGGGGCTGAATTTCCTGTGCCTGTGGCTCGGGCAGATTCCGATCGCCTGGGGCTTGGCAAAGTCCTTTGGCTGCGGTCCAGTGGGGGCTTTCATCGCTGTGCCGGTGGCTTACTCGCTTCTTGCTCTCAGCAGCTGGGGCCTCTTCAAACGCGGAAAGTGGAAGACACAGAAAGTCTGA
- a CDS encoding RNA polymerase sigma factor → MMVENDETLVLRAQNGDMTALDTLVRNHQSWVFNLALRMVWRRDVAEDAAQEILIKAVTHLGSFEGRSKFSTWLHRIAVNHLLNVRKSEMEEKSMTFTDMAASLEGVQDEELPDSKALPVETHLLVEEARLGCITAMLMCLERRQRLAFILGEVFGESSETAAAALEVTPANFRQLLSRARQDLYQFMHDKCGLVNRANPCRCARKASGFMRAGWLDPANLQFTKDRIHSVRQQSAALLSELEGMDREHAELYRAQPMLTGPDLAARLRSLVQQSGFSVE, encoded by the coding sequence ATGATGGTGGAAAATGATGAGACGCTGGTTTTGCGGGCCCAGAATGGAGACATGACAGCGCTGGACACCCTGGTGCGCAATCACCAGTCCTGGGTTTTCAATCTAGCCCTGCGCATGGTGTGGCGTCGCGACGTGGCCGAGGATGCCGCCCAGGAGATTTTAATCAAGGCCGTGACCCACCTCGGCAGCTTTGAGGGACGGAGCAAGTTCAGCACCTGGCTGCATCGCATCGCGGTCAATCACCTGCTCAATGTGCGAAAATCAGAGATGGAGGAGAAGTCGATGACTTTCACCGACATGGCGGCCTCTCTGGAGGGCGTCCAGGATGAAGAACTGCCGGACTCCAAAGCTTTGCCGGTCGAGACGCATCTGCTGGTGGAGGAGGCCAGGCTGGGGTGCATCACCGCCATGCTGATGTGCCTGGAGCGCCGACAGCGGCTGGCCTTCATCCTGGGAGAGGTCTTTGGCGAATCCAGCGAGACTGCGGCGGCAGCCTTGGAGGTGACGCCAGCCAATTTCCGCCAGCTTCTTTCACGTGCCCGGCAGGATTTATATCAGTTCATGCACGACAAGTGCGGACTGGTGAACCGCGCCAACCCCTGCCGCTGTGCGCGCAAAGCCAGCGGCTTCATGCGTGCAGGATGGCTGGACCCGGCCAACCTCCAGTTTACCAAGGACCGCATCCATTCAGTGCGGCAGCAAAGCGCTGCTCTCCTGAGCGAACTTGAGGGCATGGACCGCGAGCATGCGGAACTCTACCGGGCGCAGCCCATGCTGACCGGCCCCGATCTGGCCGCGAGACTGCGAAGCCTTGTGCAGCAGTCCGGTTTTAGCGTTGAGTGA
- a CDS encoding DUF1398 domain-containing protein: MNTTLISAAANATLAGGTPFPQIVAMLVEAGVESYHVDYLALQKSFHDGSGGVFTTPLSYEALPAVSEDFDAPALRANILDSQQKNQHYRDFSIRAMQAGVQGYIAFLRGRRVTYYGRQGDQHTEWFPGAKPQD, translated from the coding sequence ATGAACACCACTCTCATCAGCGCCGCCGCCAACGCCACCCTCGCTGGAGGCACTCCGTTTCCTCAAATCGTTGCCATGCTCGTGGAGGCCGGGGTCGAATCCTACCATGTCGATTACCTGGCCCTGCAAAAAAGCTTCCACGACGGTTCCGGCGGCGTCTTCACCACGCCTCTTTCTTATGAAGCTCTTCCTGCGGTGTCGGAAGATTTTGATGCCCCGGCACTCCGCGCCAACATTCTCGACAGCCAGCAGAAGAACCAGCACTACCGCGACTTCAGCATTCGTGCCATGCAGGCGGGAGTGCAGGGCTACATCGCATTTCTGCGCGGACGGCGTGTGACCTATTACGGTAGGCAGGGAGATCAGCACACCGAATGGTTCCCAGGGGCGAAGCCGCAGGACTGA
- a CDS encoding DUF5069 domain-containing protein, with protein sequence MSAKPDPATLPCSPLEETAGLKYFPRMLGKIRLHAAGRLWEDLHANLGKGSDGTCCGFLHVDYDALKARVLEGGTDAEILEWCEQHGRQLNDTDKLVWSHYVLKLGINDHITPILAKRKADGGLGDRDDIQTITHYIDVDEGRLP encoded by the coding sequence ATGTCCGCCAAACCTGATCCCGCCACGCTACCCTGCAGTCCTCTCGAGGAAACCGCCGGCCTGAAATACTTCCCGCGCATGTTGGGCAAGATCCGCCTGCACGCCGCCGGTAGACTGTGGGAGGATCTCCATGCCAATCTAGGAAAGGGAAGTGACGGCACCTGCTGTGGATTTCTGCACGTGGACTATGATGCCCTGAAAGCCCGTGTGCTGGAAGGTGGCACAGATGCGGAAATTCTGGAATGGTGCGAGCAACATGGGCGTCAGCTTAATGACACCGACAAGCTCGTGTGGAGCCATTATGTGCTGAAGCTCGGCATCAATGATCACATCACTCCTATTCTCGCGAAGCGGAAAGCCGATGGTGGACTGGGGGATCGTGACGACATTCAGACCATCACGCACTACATCGATGTGGATGAAGGAAGGCTGCCCTGA
- a CDS encoding polysaccharide pyruvyl transferase family protein produces MTTRRHFISSITAALGGSVFAADGRPKTILLQSAWDTVNIGDIGHTPGTLRVIEEHLPEVKVVLWAMKLDERVTAMLKKRFPKVEILQGSLTGKGERDETLRQAISNCDLYIRNSGMGQDISFMQFCQKAGKPYGLFGQSYFASMVEGKGAEERTALLNNASFIYTRETKTLNILKSHGIKTPVLEFGPDGCFGIDVRDDERGLATMKKLGLEERKFITIQLRTNTAKLPGVDDTRTPKLNPLHPTPEQVADDERRAAKYRELVTMWVKKTGHKVLIAPEVKKEMGHNKRLIHDLLPPEIQKHVVNLEEFWNADEAASIFARAHTIVCHEPHSPIIALANGTPIIHTYSEFHSPKCWMFKDIGLGDWLLEMDETPVEKMAETLFAIDADYPAAQAKVKKAMAYVNECFGKSMQHVKGVLAKAR; encoded by the coding sequence ATGACCACACGCCGCCACTTCATCTCCTCCATCACCGCCGCGCTTGGCGGTTCTGTTTTTGCCGCAGACGGCAGGCCCAAGACCATTTTGCTGCAGTCAGCCTGGGACACGGTGAACATCGGAGACATCGGCCACACGCCAGGGACGCTGCGAGTTATTGAAGAGCACCTGCCGGAGGTGAAGGTGGTGCTGTGGGCCATGAAGCTGGACGAACGCGTTACCGCCATGCTCAAGAAGCGGTTCCCTAAAGTGGAGATTCTGCAAGGCAGCCTGACGGGCAAAGGTGAAAGAGATGAGACCTTGCGACAGGCGATTTCAAACTGCGACCTCTACATCCGCAATTCGGGCATGGGGCAGGACATCAGCTTCATGCAGTTCTGCCAGAAAGCGGGCAAGCCCTACGGTCTCTTTGGCCAGTCGTATTTTGCCAGCATGGTGGAGGGCAAGGGGGCGGAAGAACGCACCGCCCTGCTGAACAACGCCTCATTTATCTACACCCGAGAAACAAAGACGCTGAATATCCTAAAAAGCCATGGCATCAAGACGCCCGTGCTCGAGTTCGGTCCGGACGGCTGCTTTGGCATCGACGTGCGCGATGACGAGCGCGGGCTGGCGACCATGAAAAAGCTTGGGCTTGAGGAGCGCAAGTTCATCACGATCCAACTGCGCACCAACACCGCCAAGCTCCCCGGTGTGGACGATACCCGCACACCCAAGCTCAATCCGCTGCATCCCACACCCGAGCAGGTCGCTGATGATGAGCGGCGCGCGGCGAAGTATCGGGAACTCGTGACGATGTGGGTCAAGAAGACCGGGCACAAGGTCCTCATCGCTCCTGAAGTGAAGAAGGAAATGGGGCACAACAAGCGGCTTATCCATGATCTGCTGCCTCCTGAGATTCAAAAGCATGTGGTGAATCTGGAGGAGTTCTGGAACGCCGATGAGGCTGCCTCCATTTTTGCCCGGGCACACACCATTGTCTGTCACGAGCCGCACTCACCCATCATCGCGCTGGCCAATGGCACTCCGATCATCCACACCTACTCCGAGTTTCATTCCCCCAAATGCTGGATGTTCAAAGACATCGGCCTCGGAGACTGGCTGCTGGAGATGGACGAGACGCCGGTGGAGAAGATGGCCGAGACGCTGTTTGCCATTGATGCCGACTACCCCGCCGCGCAGGCCAAGGTGAAGAAGGCCATGGCTTATGTGAATGAATGCTTTGGCAAATCCATGCAGCATGTGAAGGGCGTTTTGGCCAAAGCTAGATGA
- a CDS encoding MATE family efflux transporter, whose amino-acid sequence MKQPLSLTTDPIPHLVWRIALPMSVGMFFNTMFNVVDTLCAGWLGTESLAALSLSFPLYFVVFATGSGISQGTTALLANALGAGGKAEARQVFAQSLLFATTAGLLLSSIGWLVAPSLFRLLGAEGAYLHTVLAYMNVILGGGVFFLLPMILNSALSAQGTTWVYRNFLIAGFAANVVLNPVLMWGWGGLPAMGVAGIALATVLVQMGGAVFLWSHASRTDFGHGLKLHDFRPDARTLRRIAGQAVPAALNMLTIAMGVFVITWFVKHFGKEAVAAVGIATRIEQIVLMPAIGLNAAVLSIVGQSHGAGLPQRVREAWMTNVKIGAGLMLVGGFLVWLLRGYAMRLFTQDEIVIGHGRDYLLAASLTLAAYPILFVTVFAMQGIKRPSYGLWMGIYRQFAAPVLVFHTLAFALSWGLWGVWWGICIVNWSGALFALAWGAKKF is encoded by the coding sequence ATGAAGCAGCCGCTCTCGCTCACCACCGATCCCATTCCACATCTTGTCTGGCGCATCGCGCTGCCCATGAGCGTGGGCATGTTTTTCAACACCATGTTCAACGTGGTGGACACCCTGTGCGCAGGCTGGCTGGGCACGGAGTCACTGGCTGCGCTGTCGCTTTCTTTTCCGCTCTACTTCGTGGTGTTTGCCACCGGCAGCGGCATCAGCCAGGGGACCACCGCGCTGCTGGCAAACGCGTTGGGAGCTGGAGGCAAGGCCGAGGCCCGGCAGGTGTTTGCACAGTCGCTGCTGTTTGCCACGACTGCGGGGCTGCTGCTTTCCTCCATTGGCTGGCTGGTGGCTCCCTCGCTGTTCCGCCTGCTCGGTGCGGAGGGGGCCTATCTGCACACGGTGCTGGCCTACATGAATGTCATCCTCGGCGGCGGAGTGTTCTTTCTGCTGCCCATGATCCTGAACTCTGCTCTGTCCGCACAGGGCACCACGTGGGTGTATCGCAATTTCTTGATCGCGGGCTTTGCGGCCAATGTCGTGCTCAACCCCGTGCTGATGTGGGGCTGGGGCGGGCTGCCAGCCATGGGGGTGGCGGGCATCGCGCTGGCCACGGTGCTGGTGCAGATGGGTGGTGCGGTCTTTCTGTGGTCGCATGCCAGCAGGACAGATTTCGGCCACGGGTTGAAACTGCACGACTTCAGACCAGACGCGCGCACGCTGAGGCGGATCGCCGGGCAGGCGGTGCCTGCGGCACTGAACATGCTGACCATCGCAATGGGTGTGTTTGTCATCACCTGGTTTGTGAAACACTTTGGCAAGGAGGCGGTGGCGGCGGTGGGCATCGCCACACGCATCGAGCAGATCGTGCTCATGCCGGCCATCGGCCTGAATGCCGCGGTGCTGAGCATCGTGGGCCAGAGCCACGGGGCAGGGCTGCCGCAGCGCGTGCGCGAGGCCTGGATGACGAATGTCAAAATCGGCGCAGGCCTCATGCTCGTGGGCGGATTCCTCGTCTGGCTGCTGCGCGGGTACGCCATGCGGCTCTTCACCCAGGATGAAATCGTCATCGGCCACGGACGCGACTACCTGCTCGCGGCATCGCTTACGCTTGCGGCCTATCCGATCCTGTTTGTCACCGTGTTTGCCATGCAGGGCATCAAGCGGCCGTCTTATGGACTGTGGATGGGCATCTACCGTCAGTTTGCGGCGCCGGTGCTGGTGTTCCACACCCTCGCCTTTGCGCTGAGCTGGGGGCTGTGGGGAGTCTGGTGGGGCATCTGCATCGTCAACTGGAGTGGCGCATTGTTTGCGCTCGCATGGGGTGCAAAAAAGTTTTGA